One stretch of Rhodanobacteraceae bacterium DNA includes these proteins:
- a CDS encoding glycosyltransferase family 2 protein, translating to MPSVDCTVVIPVYRNAENIPALLERLQLLHRQTPGGIDVICVVDGSPDSSHALLAAALPAQEHASQLLLLSRNFGSFAAIREGLAHVRTPYSAVMAADLQEPIELISEFFAVLRADGADVVVGHRAGRQDAAMDRWASGLFWWCYRKLVQKELPPGGIDVFGCNDAFRQHLLRFNEVHSSLVGQILWLGFRRQALPYVRQAREHGVSAWSFKAKLKYLMDSVFAFSDLPIRLFTLAGGLGLSLSMLMGLVVLVARLSGAVNVPGYAATVLTILFFAGINLLGLGIIGAYVWRAYENTKARPLAVLMHAQSYPGAKP from the coding sequence ATGCCTTCCGTTGACTGTACCGTGGTGATTCCGGTGTACCGCAATGCCGAGAACATTCCGGCCTTGCTCGAGCGCTTGCAGCTGCTCCACCGGCAAACGCCTGGTGGCATCGACGTCATTTGCGTGGTGGATGGCAGTCCAGACTCATCGCACGCGCTGCTGGCGGCGGCACTCCCGGCGCAGGAGCATGCGTCGCAGTTGTTGCTGCTGTCGCGAAATTTCGGGTCCTTCGCTGCGATTCGGGAAGGACTGGCGCATGTGCGTACACCCTATTCGGCGGTGATGGCGGCGGACTTGCAGGAGCCGATCGAGCTGATCTCCGAGTTCTTTGCAGTGCTCCGTGCCGATGGCGCTGACGTGGTGGTCGGTCATCGCGCCGGGCGCCAGGATGCGGCGATGGATCGCTGGGCTTCAGGGCTGTTCTGGTGGTGCTACCGGAAGCTGGTGCAAAAGGAACTGCCTCCAGGAGGAATCGACGTCTTTGGCTGCAATGACGCCTTCAGGCAGCACCTGCTGAGGTTCAACGAAGTACACAGCTCGCTGGTCGGACAGATCCTGTGGCTGGGTTTCCGCCGGCAGGCCCTGCCCTATGTGCGCCAGGCCCGTGAGCACGGCGTCAGCGCCTGGAGCTTCAAGGCCAAGCTCAAGTATCTGATGGACAGCGTATTTGCGTTCTCGGACCTGCCGATCCGGCTGTTCACACTGGCCGGTGGCCTGGGGCTGTCGCTGTCGATGCTGATGGGTCTGGTCGTGCTGGTGGCACGATTGAGCGGCGCCGTGAACGTGCCCGGTTATGCTGCCACGGTATTGACCATACTATTCTTTGCCGGCATCAATCTGTTGGGCCTCGGCATCATCGGGGCCTACGTCTGGCGCGCCTACGAGAACACCAAGGCGCGGCCGCTGGCGGTGTTGATGCATGCCCAGAGCTATCCGGGAGCAAAGCCGTGA
- a CDS encoding WxcM-like domain-containing protein, which translates to MSAFIHPQALCESAAVGEGTRIWAFAHVLPGARLGRDCNICDGVFVENDVIVGDRVTVKCGVQLWDGVRLEDDVFVGPNATFSNDRFPRSRQRPEAFAQTWVKRGASIGANATLLPGITIGPGAMVGAGAVVLRSVPANAIVVGNPARIVGYTQTSAVELETGSRTPEPLPAAGRVRGVELRRLTRAVDMRGSLAAGEVGRELPFVPQRCFMVYDVPSAEVRGEHAHRLCAQFLVCVHGQVSALVDDGRERAQYRLDRPDVGLFVPPMIWGTQFRYSADAVLLVLASHPYDASDYIRDYAEFQALLGEAG; encoded by the coding sequence GTGAGCGCCTTTATCCATCCTCAGGCCCTGTGCGAGAGCGCGGCGGTGGGCGAGGGCACCCGGATCTGGGCCTTTGCCCATGTCCTGCCCGGCGCCCGGCTGGGGCGCGACTGCAATATCTGTGACGGGGTCTTTGTCGAGAACGATGTCATCGTCGGTGATCGGGTGACCGTGAAGTGCGGGGTGCAGCTGTGGGACGGCGTGCGCCTGGAGGACGATGTCTTCGTCGGCCCCAACGCCACTTTCAGCAACGACCGCTTTCCGCGCAGCCGGCAGCGCCCCGAGGCTTTTGCCCAGACCTGGGTGAAGCGAGGAGCCTCCATCGGTGCCAATGCCACGCTGCTGCCCGGAATCACCATCGGCCCCGGCGCCATGGTCGGCGCAGGCGCCGTGGTGCTGCGCTCGGTGCCGGCCAATGCCATCGTGGTCGGCAATCCGGCGCGCATCGTTGGCTATACCCAGACCAGTGCTGTTGAACTCGAGACGGGCAGCCGCACACCGGAGCCGCTGCCGGCCGCCGGGCGAGTCCGCGGCGTCGAACTGCGCCGATTGACCCGGGCTGTGGACATGCGCGGCTCGCTGGCTGCAGGCGAGGTCGGCCGCGAACTGCCCTTCGTGCCGCAGCGCTGCTTCATGGTCTACGACGTGCCCAGTGCCGAAGTTCGTGGTGAACATGCGCATCGCCTATGTGCGCAGTTTCTGGTGTGTGTGCATGGCCAGGTATCGGCCCTGGTCGATGATGGCCGCGAACGCGCCCAGTACCGCCTGGACCGGCCCGATGTCGGGCTCTTCGTGCCGCCGATGATCTGGGGCACGCAGTTTCGTTACAGCGCCGATGCCGTGCTGCTCGTGCTGGCTTCGCATCCCTACGATGCTTCCGACTACATCCGTGACTACGCGGAGTTCCAGGCGCTGCTCGGGGAAGCCGGTTGA
- a CDS encoding GtrA family protein, with protein MLKQGMRFLVIGAFNTSITYGLYCLLVFWWHPQLAFLTVFCIGLAMGYFLHTRVVFQGRLGRRKAVGYIVVQLAMYALSSAVIHFSMNGLGVGPRTAGAIAIVINVPISFLLSRRILSDPPASSVAG; from the coding sequence ATGCTCAAGCAGGGGATGCGGTTTCTGGTCATCGGGGCCTTCAATACCTCGATCACCTACGGTCTGTACTGCTTGCTGGTGTTCTGGTGGCATCCGCAGCTGGCCTTTCTCACCGTGTTCTGCATTGGCCTGGCGATGGGCTACTTTCTGCACACGCGGGTGGTGTTTCAGGGCAGACTGGGGCGACGCAAGGCCGTGGGCTACATCGTGGTGCAGCTCGCCATGTATGCGCTCAGCAGCGCCGTCATTCACTTTTCGATGAACGGGCTCGGCGTGGGTCCGCGCACCGCGGGAGCCATCGCCATCGTCATCAATGTGCCGATCTCCTTCCTGCTGAGTCGGCGCATCCTCAGTGACCCGCCTGCCAGCAGCGTGGCCGGTTGA
- a CDS encoding DegT/DnrJ/EryC1/StrS family aminotransferase, which yields MFDSPRVQAPCLALMRDAIDAVLSSGRLVLGPAVSNFEQAFADYIGVAHGIGVASGSDALELSLRALDVGPGTTVLTVANAGGYATTAIRACGARARYLDVNADTLLVDDDALEQALAERPQAVVLTHLYGQMADAEGIAARCQQHGVALIEDCAQAHGAQRQGRRAGSFGALACFSFYPTKNLGAIGDGGAVLTADEALASRVRQLRQYGWSDKYRVDLAGGRNSRLDELQAAVLGVKLLHLDAENERRRAIAARYQGQLRNPLIRLLARAAGPDDVFHLAVLRCVHRDALRAHLAGHGIDSDVHYPIPDHWQAAWREATPPSLPVTEAAVAEVLSLPCHPALNDEELDRVIEAVNAFR from the coding sequence ATGTTTGACTCCCCGCGCGTGCAGGCGCCCTGTCTGGCACTCATGCGCGACGCCATCGACGCGGTGTTGTCCTCCGGTCGTCTGGTGCTGGGGCCGGCGGTCTCCAACTTTGAACAGGCTTTTGCCGACTACATCGGCGTAGCCCATGGTATCGGCGTCGCCAGCGGCAGCGATGCCCTGGAGCTGTCGCTGCGAGCGCTGGATGTGGGTCCGGGCACGACGGTGCTGACCGTGGCCAACGCCGGCGGGTACGCGACCACCGCCATCCGTGCCTGCGGTGCTCGGGCGCGCTATCTGGATGTCAATGCAGACACCCTGCTGGTTGATGACGACGCGCTGGAGCAGGCGCTGGCGGAGCGCCCGCAGGCAGTGGTGCTGACTCATCTGTACGGCCAGATGGCCGACGCCGAGGGCATCGCTGCGCGCTGTCAGCAGCATGGTGTCGCCCTGATCGAGGACTGCGCCCAGGCCCATGGCGCGCAACGGCAGGGCCGCCGCGCTGGCAGCTTTGGCGCACTGGCCTGTTTCAGCTTCTATCCGACCAAGAACCTCGGCGCCATCGGCGATGGCGGCGCCGTGCTCACCGCCGACGAAGCACTGGCCAGTCGCGTGCGCCAGCTGCGCCAGTATGGCTGGTCCGACAAGTACCGAGTGGATCTGGCAGGCGGGCGCAACTCCCGACTGGATGAGCTACAGGCGGCCGTGCTCGGGGTCAAACTGCTGCATCTGGACGCCGAGAACGAACGCCGACGTGCCATCGCCGCACGCTATCAGGGACAGTTGCGCAACCCGCTGATCCGGCTGCTGGCGCGGGCGGCGGGACCAGACGACGTATTTCATCTGGCCGTGCTGCGCTGTGTGCATCGCGATGCCCTGCGTGCCCATTTGGCCGGGCACGGCATCGACAGCGATGTGCACTATCCGATTCCCGACCATTGGCAGGCCGCCTGGCGTGAAGCCACGCCGCCCTCCTTGCCGGTCACCGAAGCAGCTGTGGCGGAAGTGCTCAGCCTGCCTTGCCATCCGGCGCTGAACGACGAGGAGCTCGATCGTGTCATCGAGGCCGTCAATGCCTTCCGTTGA
- a CDS encoding anhydro-N-acetylmuramic acid kinase yields MTELYLGLISGTSADGIDVALMHFEPQTGLIAARTYAYPSDLRERILALMHAESLPVDAFGALDIEIARCFAGAALELLQQAGVKPAEIRALGSHGQTVRHRPWSSPAFTLQIGDPNTIAEICGITTVADFRRRDMAAGGQGAPLVCGLHAALFADDQEPRAILNLGGIGNYTLLQPTMPVRGFDTGPANCLLDGWALRHLGRACDLGGEFAGSGQPDPVLLDELLGDDYFARPLPKSTGREHFNLDWLDQRLAANPALSPADVQATLLLLSARSMARSLAEHAPATRRVICCGGGVHNPQLLSALERELKTALGHPCVLETSAVHGLDPDFVEAAAFAWMARQTLNRQPGNCADVTGAAGPRVLGGVYFGA; encoded by the coding sequence ATGACCGAGCTTTACCTCGGACTGATTTCCGGCACCAGCGCCGACGGCATCGACGTCGCGCTGATGCACTTCGAGCCGCAGACCGGGCTGATCGCGGCACGCACCTACGCCTATCCCAGTGATCTGCGTGAGCGGATCCTGGCGCTGATGCACGCCGAGAGCCTGCCGGTAGACGCCTTCGGTGCCCTCGACATCGAAATCGCCCGCTGCTTTGCCGGCGCTGCTCTGGAATTGTTGCAACAGGCCGGGGTGAAGCCGGCCGAGATTCGCGCGTTGGGTTCGCACGGGCAGACCGTGCGCCATCGCCCCTGGAGCTCGCCGGCCTTCACGCTGCAGATCGGTGATCCCAACACTATCGCGGAGATCTGTGGAATCACCACGGTGGCTGACTTCCGCCGCCGCGACATGGCTGCCGGCGGCCAGGGTGCGCCGCTGGTCTGCGGCCTGCACGCGGCCCTGTTCGCCGACGATCAGGAGCCGCGGGCCATCCTCAATCTGGGCGGCATCGGCAATTACACCTTGTTGCAGCCGACAATGCCCGTGCGCGGATTCGATACGGGGCCAGCCAACTGTCTGCTCGATGGCTGGGCGCTGCGCCATCTGGGGCGCGCCTGCGATCTGGGTGGCGAGTTTGCCGGCAGTGGACAGCCGGATCCGGTGCTGCTGGACGAACTGCTGGGCGATGACTACTTTGCCCGCCCGCTTCCCAAGAGCACCGGTCGCGAACACTTCAATCTGGACTGGCTGGATCAGCGCCTGGCAGCAAACCCGGCGCTGTCACCGGCCGACGTGCAAGCCACGCTGTTGCTGCTGTCGGCACGCAGCATGGCGCGCTCGCTGGCCGAGCACGCGCCCGCCACGCGACGGGTGATCTGCTGTGGCGGGGGTGTCCACAATCCGCAGCTGCTGTCGGCGCTGGAGCGCGAGCTTAAGACCGCGCTGGGGCATCCCTGCGTGCTCGAAACCAGCGCTGTGCATGGGCTGGACCCGGACTTCGTCGAAGCCGCGGCCTTCGCCTGGATGGCGCGTCAGACCCTGAATCGCCAGCCCGGCAATTGCGCCGACGTGACCGGAGCTGCCGGACCGCGGGTGTTGGGCGGCGTCTATTTCGGCGCGTAG
- a CDS encoding endonuclease has protein sequence MSKLRNVLACALALMATGAHAQIALTGTPVQENFDTLVATGTGTQSQLPAGWTFVESSGNTSYTATDGTANSGDTYSVGGSGSTDRAFGSIASNSNVTTLGAQFVNQTGSTIANLTISYTGEQWRNGGSGSADRLNFAISTDATALGNGTWTEVDELDFVSPVSGASAGALDGNLSANQSSISFTIPGLSIGVGQTFWIRWVDPNIPSADDLLSIDNFIASTTGSVDVPPTVSSTVPADGATGVAPATNLSVQFSEPVTTNPGWFALSCSVSGAVTVSESGSGATRTLDPVPAALVFGESCTATITAANVIDLDGTPDPMASNYQFSFTIAVDDPPAVTSTTPANGVANVPVAANILINFSEAVSTSGSWFDIQCANSGAHTAVASGGPINYTLNPDVDFELLEQCTVTLTAALILDQDGTPDPLTSNYVWSFTTAVSASNYYNGVDSSNAAVLRSTLHEVIDDHTRFAYTAGTPNTWAILNMADEDPEDTSKILDVYKNASYTKITGGQGAYNREHTWPNSLGFGNNDDGAAPNALNYPYTDTHMLYLSDTGYNSNRGNKYFGTCNAGCTEDPTVANHGQGGGSGTYPGNSNWYNGVLYEVWNARKGDMARAMFYMDIRYEGGVHGVTGAPEPDLRLTDNPSLIVNTGGNASVGYMGLLSVLLQWHIQDPVTPEEVLRNEVIYSFQGNRNPFIDHPEWVACLWQNQCTAGDAVFANGFE, from the coding sequence ATGTCCAAGCTCCGAAATGTCCTGGCCTGCGCACTGGCGCTGATGGCCACCGGCGCCCACGCGCAGATCGCTCTGACTGGCACGCCGGTCCAGGAGAATTTCGACACGCTGGTGGCGACCGGCACCGGCACCCAGTCGCAACTGCCGGCAGGATGGACTTTTGTCGAGTCCTCCGGCAATACCAGTTATACCGCCACCGATGGCACGGCCAACAGCGGCGATACCTACAGCGTGGGCGGCAGCGGCTCGACCGATCGCGCCTTCGGCAGTATTGCCAGCAACTCGAATGTGACCACGCTGGGTGCGCAATTCGTCAACCAGACCGGCTCCACCATCGCTAACCTGACGATCAGCTACACCGGCGAACAATGGCGCAACGGTGGCTCGGGCAGCGCCGACCGGCTGAACTTTGCGATCTCGACCGACGCCACGGCGCTCGGCAACGGAACCTGGACCGAGGTGGATGAACTCGACTTCGTGTCGCCGGTCAGCGGTGCCAGCGCCGGAGCCCTGGACGGTAATCTCAGCGCCAACCAGAGCAGCATCAGTTTCACCATCCCTGGCCTCAGCATCGGCGTGGGCCAGACCTTCTGGATCCGCTGGGTCGACCCGAACATCCCCAGTGCCGACGATCTGCTCAGTATCGACAACTTCATCGCCAGCACCACCGGTTCGGTCGATGTGCCACCGACGGTGAGCAGCACGGTTCCGGCCGATGGCGCCACCGGCGTCGCCCCCGCCACCAATCTGAGTGTGCAGTTCAGCGAGCCGGTGACCACCAATCCCGGCTGGTTTGCCCTCAGTTGCAGCGTCAGTGGCGCGGTCACGGTCAGCGAATCGGGCAGCGGCGCCACGCGTACGCTGGACCCGGTGCCGGCTGCGCTGGTTTTCGGCGAGAGCTGCACCGCCACGATCACCGCGGCCAATGTGATTGATCTCGACGGCACGCCGGATCCCATGGCCAGCAACTACCAGTTCAGCTTCACCATCGCGGTCGACGACCCGCCTGCGGTCACCAGCACCACGCCGGCCAACGGCGTTGCCAACGTGCCGGTCGCGGCCAATATTCTGATCAACTTCAGCGAGGCGGTCAGCACCAGCGGCAGCTGGTTCGACATCCAGTGCGCCAATTCGGGCGCCCACACGGCGGTGGCGAGCGGCGGTCCGATCAACTACACCTTGAATCCGGATGTGGACTTCGAACTGCTGGAACAGTGCACGGTGACGCTGACTGCGGCCCTGATTCTGGATCAGGACGGCACGCCCGATCCGCTGACCAGCAACTATGTGTGGAGTTTCACCACCGCAGTATCCGCCAGCAACTATTACAACGGCGTCGATTCCAGCAATGCCGCGGTGCTGCGGAGCACGCTGCATGAAGTGATCGATGACCACACCCGCTTTGCCTACACCGCCGGCACACCCAACACCTGGGCCATCCTGAACATGGCCGATGAGGACCCGGAAGACACGAGCAAGATTCTGGATGTCTACAAGAACGCCTCGTACACCAAGATCACCGGCGGCCAGGGCGCATACAACCGCGAGCACACCTGGCCCAACTCGCTCGGCTTCGGCAACAATGATGACGGCGCCGCACCCAATGCACTGAACTACCCCTACACCGACACCCACATGCTCTACCTGTCGGATACCGGCTACAACAGCAACCGCGGCAACAAGTACTTCGGTACCTGCAATGCCGGATGCACCGAGGATCCCACGGTTGCCAATCATGGCCAGGGCGGCGGCAGTGGCACCTATCCGGGCAACTCCAACTGGTACAACGGCGTGCTCTACGAAGTCTGGAATGCGCGCAAGGGTGACATGGCCCGGGCCATGTTCTACATGGACATCCGTTACGAAGGCGGGGTCCACGGTGTCACTGGCGCTCCCGAGCCTGATCTGCGGCTGACCGACAACCCGTCCCTGATCGTCAACACCGGTGGCAATGCCTCGGTCGGCTACATGGGGCTGCTGTCAGTGCTGCTGCAATGGCACATCCAGGACCCGGTCACGCCCGAAGAAGTGCTGCGCAACGAGGTGATCTACAGCTTCCAGGGCAACCGCAATCCCTTCATCGACCACCCCGAATGGGTCGCTTGCCTGTGGCAGAACCAGTGCACCGCCGGTGATGCGGTGTTTGCCAACGGTTTCGAATAG
- a CDS encoding cation:proton antiporter, whose amino-acid sequence MHGATPALPYLREAMLFLIAAGIIVPLLHRWRVSPVLGYLLVGYLIGPYGLGLFAGQWPWLAYLSIPEISGVRALAELGVVFLLFVIGLELSLGRLWALRRLVFGLGSLQVLVSALAIAAVAGLLGSSATAATLIGASLALSSTAIVMQLLAERRQLGTPLGRAAFSILLLQDLAVVPILFLVGVLGAQQGGGVLLPLLLALGKALLVMAAIFVVGRMLLRPLMRLVARARSPEMFMAAILLIAIGSASLTAIAGLSMALGAFLAGLLLAETEFRHEIEVDIEPFKGLLLGLFFVSVGMGVDARLVASNLGAILATLLALVAAKALIIYLLARAFGLSRALALETGLLLGQAGEFAFVVLGLASQMTLLPSSDIQFLLIVVSLSMLLTPGLVALARRSVAGMIRREPEHAQPEPMALDGIEGHVVIAGFGRVGQALARVLDSERLSYVALDLDAEHVARARAESLPVFYGDASRLDMLRRAHLATARALVVTMDSAQAAEHIVRAVRQFAPELPIYARARDRAHGRRLLQQGATEVTPETIEASLQLAARVLVSTGFSEDAAKQRIQIEREAELRRLRESLP is encoded by the coding sequence ATGCACGGCGCCACGCCCGCTTTGCCCTATCTGCGCGAGGCCATGCTCTTCCTGATCGCCGCCGGCATCATCGTGCCCTTGCTGCACCGCTGGCGTGTCAGTCCGGTGCTGGGCTATCTGCTGGTGGGCTATCTGATCGGGCCCTACGGGCTGGGACTGTTTGCCGGGCAATGGCCCTGGCTGGCCTATCTGTCCATCCCCGAGATTTCCGGCGTGCGGGCCCTGGCCGAGCTCGGGGTGGTGTTCCTGTTGTTCGTGATTGGTCTGGAGCTTTCGCTGGGACGCCTGTGGGCGTTGCGGCGACTGGTCTTTGGCCTGGGCAGCCTGCAGGTGCTGGTCTCGGCGCTGGCGATTGCTGCGGTCGCCGGCCTGCTCGGCAGTTCTGCCACCGCCGCGACGCTGATCGGCGCGAGTCTGGCACTGTCGTCCACGGCCATCGTCATGCAGTTGCTGGCCGAACGCCGCCAACTCGGCACGCCCTTGGGCCGGGCAGCTTTTTCGATCCTGCTGCTGCAGGATCTGGCGGTGGTGCCGATCCTGTTCCTGGTCGGTGTGCTCGGCGCGCAGCAGGGGGGCGGCGTGCTGCTCCCTTTGTTGCTGGCGCTCGGAAAGGCGCTGCTGGTGATGGCGGCGATCTTCGTGGTCGGGCGCATGTTGCTGCGTCCTCTGATGCGACTGGTGGCGCGGGCCCGCAGCCCGGAGATGTTCATGGCGGCCATTTTGCTCATCGCCATCGGTAGCGCCAGCCTGACCGCGATCGCCGGCTTGTCTATGGCACTTGGGGCCTTTCTGGCCGGGCTGCTGCTGGCGGAAACCGAGTTCCGACACGAGATCGAAGTCGACATCGAGCCCTTCAAGGGGCTGCTGCTGGGACTGTTCTTCGTTTCGGTGGGCATGGGCGTCGATGCCCGCCTGGTGGCCTCGAATCTGGGGGCCATCCTGGCGACATTGCTGGCATTGGTCGCTGCCAAGGCCCTGATCATCTACCTGCTGGCGCGGGCTTTTGGGCTGTCGCGGGCCTTGGCGCTGGAGACCGGCTTGTTGCTGGGGCAGGCCGGCGAGTTTGCCTTCGTGGTACTGGGCCTGGCCAGCCAGATGACCCTGCTGCCGTCGTCGGACATCCAGTTCCTGCTGATCGTGGTCAGCTTGAGCATGCTGCTGACGCCAGGATTGGTGGCTCTCGCGCGGCGCTCGGTGGCTGGCATGATTCGTCGCGAGCCCGAGCACGCTCAACCCGAACCGATGGCCCTGGATGGCATCGAAGGGCATGTGGTGATTGCCGGTTTTGGACGCGTTGGACAGGCTCTGGCGCGGGTGCTCGACTCAGAGCGTCTGAGCTATGTGGCATTGGATCTCGATGCCGAGCACGTGGCTCGGGCGCGCGCGGAATCGTTGCCGGTGTTCTACGGCGATGCGTCCAGGCTGGACATGCTGCGGCGCGCCCATCTGGCTACCGCCCGTGCGCTGGTGGTGACCATGGACAGCGCCCAGGCGGCCGAGCACATCGTTCGTGCGGTGCGACAATTCGCGCCGGAACTGCCGATCTACGCCCGCGCCCGCGATCGTGCCCACGGCCGTCGCCTGCTCCAGCAGGGGGCCACGGAAGTGACGCCGGAAACCATCGAGGCCAGCCTGCAGCTGGCGGCGCGGGTGCTGGTCAGCACCGGATTCAGCGAGGATGCCGCCAAGCAGCGCATCCAGATCGAACGCGAAGCCGAGCTCAGGCGCCTGCGCGAGAGCTTGCCTTGA